One genomic segment of Arachis duranensis cultivar V14167 chromosome 4, aradu.V14167.gnm2.J7QH, whole genome shotgun sequence includes these proteins:
- the LOC107486685 gene encoding uncharacterized protein LOC107486685, with product MEASLLANNSFTKSTEQLIPTIRAGSLAFSKRSSQQLWCRKVRVPYHISCCHSSSSPLDDDKPTLSGDWRAFRAKLVVGGVQLLRTDEASSMADPDTVVDQPPLITIGDKWAHKIHEPEKGCLLIATEKLDGVHIFERTVILLLSTGPLGPSGIILNRPSLMSIKETRSTALDVEGTFSNSPLFFGLYYGGKESVGCAAEMVKRNVVGLGDFRFFDGYCGWDKEQLKDEIRAGYWTVAACSPSVVGLASVGSIGLWNEVLGLMGKRKVK from the exons ATGGAAGCTAGTTTGCTCGCCAACAATTCCTTCACCAAATCCACAGAACAACTGATTCCCACAATCAGAGCCGGATCTTTAGCATTCTCCAAGAGATCTTCTCAACAACTCTGGTGCAGAAAAGTTAGAGTTCCTTATCATATATCAT GCTGccactcatcatcatcaccattagATGATGACAAACCTACACTGAGCGGTGACTGGAGGGCCTTCAGGGCAAAGCTTGTGGTTGGAGGAGTGCAGTTACTAAGGACTGATGAAGCCTCTTCAATGGCTGATCCAGACACTGTTGTGGATCAGCCTCCACTAATAACCATTGGTGATAAATGGGCCCACAAAATCCATGAGCCTGAAAAGGGTTGCTTACTCATTGCCACTGAAAAGCTTGATGGGGTCCACATATTTGAACGGACGGTGATCCTTCTTTTGTCAACTGGGCCATTAGGCCCATCAGGGATCATACTCAACAGACCATCATTGATGTCCATCAAGGAGACAAGATCAACAGCTCTGGATGTGGAGGGCACATTCTCTAATAGTCCATTGTTCTTTGGGTTGTATTATGGTGGAAAAGAGAGTGTGGGTTGTGCTGCTGAAATGGTGAAGAGGAATGTTGTTGGGCTTGGAGATTTTAGGTTCTTTGATGGGTATTGTGGTTGGGATAAAGAGCAATTGAAGGATGAGATTAGGGCTGGGTATTGGACTGTAGCTGCATGCAGCCCAAGTGTGGTTGGGTTGGCGAGTGTTGGAAGTATTGGGCTTTGGAATGAGGTCCTTGGACTTATGGGTAAAAGGAAGGTCAAATGA